The sequence GGCACCCCGCAgagggggaaaccgaggccctgCACAGTGTAACAGGTATACTCAGGCCCTCTGGGGATAAGACTCGGGGACCGAACTCAGGTCTGCTGGGCTCAAAATGCACGCGGTGCTCCTGGGATGGAGGAACCAGAGGGTCCCACAGATGTCCTGAACATAGGAGGGTGGGGCCCCATGACTGTGAGGGGCTTTGTTGGTTCGGGACAGAGAGGAGCCGTGGGGCCCGAGCCCTGGGAACGATCAGACTGCTTAAACGTTAGGGGTGGGCTCCGAGTGCAGAGGGGCCCCTGAGGCCCTGAGCAGGCCAGGGACTTGGCTGAGGTTGTACAGCTGGTCAGCCTCGGAGCCAGGACTCAGGCCCAGGCTCCTACGCCCAGCTAGGGGAACAGGCGGGACGGGGGCCAGCAGCCTGCACAGTGGGAGCCGAGTTTCCGGAGGCAGGGCAGTGCCGTGGTCGTTTTCCGGCAGGACTTCTTCCTGGCTGCGTCCCGTACCTGCCGTGGGAATCGGGAAAATTCTTCACCTTCAGTatgcctccttttcctcctttgtgaACAGGGAGGAATCACATGAGCTGACATTTAGGAAGTCCGTAGCAGATGCTGGCCACATAGTGAGTACTCAGTGTATactaattctttttattattatcaggtctgggagccacactggcctggctGGTGGGAGGAGAGTTGCCGGTGAGAGGGGGCtgactcgccctggctggcgtagctcagtggattgagctcgggctgcaaaccaaagcatcgcaggttcgattcccagtcagggcacacgcctgggttgcaggccatggcccccagcaaccgcacattgatgtttctgtctctctctctctctttctccctcccttccctctctaaaaataaataaataaaatctaaaaaaaaaaaaagaaagaaagggggctGCCTGTCGCCAGGCTCTGTGCCTCCTCTCTGGGTTCTGAACGTCTTCGAGAAGCTTCTAGGCTCTGCGGGTGGATGGGTGAGGGATGCACAGCAGTTCTAAAGATGAGGGttggccctggcccagtggctcagttggttggagcgttgttcTGAACACccaaaggttgagggttcaatgcctggtcagggcacatgcctaggttgagggtttgattccccggtcagggtgcagaTGGAGagcaaccgattgatatttctctctgtccctctctctctctctctgaaatcaataagcatattcttgggtgaggattaaaaaaaaagatgagagttGGAAGTTTTAGGGGCCTGGAGAGGACAATTCTTCCCTAAAGCATCTCTCTCCAATGACGCTTTCTGGAAAGTGGCTGTCACTGAGTCCCCCTGATGTGTCATCCACTGGGATGAAGGGCCCTGAGAGACAGGATGGGAAAATGAAATGAGCCTGTCCCCACTCCTGGTAAACCAGAGAGGGTCTTCAGCCCCGCCGCTCTTCCCCTCCTTTCAAGCAGAGAAAGTCCACTGGTGAGAGTTAGGCCACAGCTGCGTGTGGCCTGGGCGGAACCGCAGCCCCGCCACGTCCCTGTGGGCGACTGTGGGTAAGCCCCTTCCCCGGTCCCAGCCTCAGCCCTCTCATCTGCAAATTGGGGGTGACGACAAGCCCTAACTCACGGCATTGTCCTGAGAGTTAAATGCAAAAATTCATGAAAACCTCTTAGTAGAGTGCCCAGCCCAGAGAAAACGTACACCGAAAGGTgagcattattattttcatcactGTCCCCTGGTCTTTTTCTGTTTCACAGAAATGTCTCGGTAATTCACATTGCAGTAAAAATGGAGAGGAAAGCAGACCCCTTTTCAGAGCCTGTGAGTGTGAAAATACAGTAATGTAATTTATGATTTTCAGACCTGTAGCTATGTGGCAAAAGCCACTTGTTGCCATTTGAAGTTGACCCCCAAATGAGGCAGTGGGGGGGGTGTAATTGAACTGTCTGTGAAAATGCCCCCGCTGTGTGCACGATCACTCAGAATGGGACTGACTACTGCCACGTCAACAGTGCCACCGGCGCTGGGCTGGCGCCTCAGAGGGCGTGCTAGATTCTTTGGTGAGGGAACGGGATCAAAGAGCCCAAACCCGCTGCTGCCCAGACAACTGGCCTGCCCACCACGACGGCTGTAAAGTGGCTTTCCACCGGCATCTCCGGGACCTTCCCCGTGTTCTCCCCCGTCAAGGACTGGGAGGGACCCAGAGGCACGGAGTCCTACACTCTGCGCCCACTCCGTGATGGCGGACATGCGGCCACACCCGGCGCAGGGATGGGTCCGGGCAGcagtggaaaacagtctggacaGTGTGGCTCGAGCAACAGCCTGATCCCTGTTGCTTCCGTCAGGGCAGGGCCCCGGGCGCTGGCACAGTGCTCCAGATGGTTTGATCGGCCCTGACTGGTTTCCACAGTGAATTGAAAACATCGCCGTCCAAAGCCCTCCGCTGGGCGGCGGGGTTGCAGCTGACATTATTTATTCCACATTTGGGACTCCTTGACTCAGCAGCCAcagccacactgttttccagcGGGAACTGCCCTGCTCCGCAGGCGTCACTGGTCCCGGTCTGCAGATGAGGACTGAAGACCAGAGAGGCGAGGTAAAGGACTCCAGGTGATGCAGCCTGTGAGCAGCAGATCCAGGATCAAACCTCAGCCCACCTGACTCCAAGCCTGTGCCCTGTCCAATCTCCTGTGGAgcctgaggcaggcaggggccccgAGCGGAGGAACGCAGTCCCCttgaggagtgggaggggaatAATGTAGGGAGAGCGGGAGAAGAGGAGGGCGCCAAGGGCCAGATCTGTAGGACCCTGGAGACCACTGTGAGGTCTTCGGGTTTTCATCTAAATGAGATGGGAAGGCGCCAGAGGCTTTTAAGCAAaagagtgacatgatctgatttatattttgaaagaatgacTCAGTGTCCTGctctataaaatgggcatagcAGTGGTTCCTGCTCCAGAAGGTTGTCAGGAGAAAATGCAAGGGATTAAATGGGAGGGTGAGTGGAAGGGTCTTAGCTGGTGCCAGGAAGAATAGACCATTGAAGAGATATTGGCCACGAGGATGACAGGAAGGGTGGATTGAAGAGtccagggtggggctggcagcCCAAGACGCTAAGGACCGGGAAGGTTTGTGCGCATGGGCTCGAGTCCTACAGGCCCTGCAGTCAGCTTGGCAGAACTGACCCGAGTCAGGCCGCACGTCAGCTCTGCTGCTGCCCGAGAGCCTGCTGGGAGGTGGTGAGAGTGAAGAGGAGCACAGGGTTCTCCAAGAGAGCAAGAGGCAGCGAGGGTCTGAAAGTGGCAGGTCCAAAGACTCTCCATGTAGGAGGAAGACGGGACTGGGAGGAGGGCGCTCAGTCCGCAGGTAATGTTGCTGAAGCGCGTGCTGTCTAACCAAAGGAGGAGGTTGCTGTTGAGATGATGGGGGTCCGAGCCCTGGCGTACAGCCTTGGGGCAGGGGAGGATGCACATCCGGAGACCGCAGCCTGCCCCATCTGGcttctccaaaacctctccaaaCAGGGAGAGGACATGTATGGGAAAGAACACagaagagaagccctggctggtgcggatcagtggactgagcgccagcctgtgaaccaaaggatcactggtacaattcccactcaggacacatgcctgggttgcaggccaggtccccagtaggcggcgctcaagaggcagccacacattgatgtttctctcttcctctctctctcccttcccctctctaaaaataaataaaatctttaaaaaaaaaaaaagaagagaagagggaaaaaaccaCCAAGATCAATGTTAGGGAGCATAGCATCTCACCCAAGGAGACCATAACAGCCACCAGCTTGTGTAAGACGCTCTTCATTACCACCCACTCTCCAGCAAGCATTAGACTCCGCGGTGGCTGCTACCTGAAAAACGGGCTGTACTTCAGAAAAGTTGGGAGCTGTCTTTGTACCAATCCCAGGCCTTAGGATAGGTAGGAGCTGGAGAGACCGGGACACCAAACATGCAAATAGGCTGAAAGGTATAGAAAGCGAGAATGTTCTCTGCTTGACCTGCCTTGCAGGTTGAAGTGAGAAGTACTGAGGCCTGAAGAAGCTCCTTGCGCGATCAAGAGGCTGTTTGTTATTAGCAAGGATGTTATTGTGATGACGCCAGTGCCCCGCCTGTCAATGGACCGGCCCGCGCGGAAAGGGAAGGCCCAGGACAGGCGGAGGCCAGCGGGGATTCCTCGAGCCAAGAGGTTCCCTCTGTCCGCGACGGACAGAAAGGGTGACTGCGCAGCCACTTCCAGGTCCCGTGACCTGAGAGGAGTTACCGCGGAGGAGTGGCTCCCGAGGCCCACCCTCGCTGGTCGCAAGTTTTCATCTACTGAGTTCCCGCTGGGCGGCGCGAACTGCGCAGGGCCAAGCCTGCCGCAGACACGCCCCACTCCGGGCACGGGGACCTCCGAGGGGCGCTCTGTGCGTCATTTCCGCCCTCGTTCTTTGCCCAACGTAGAGGGGGAGGAGCCGGAGAAAGGCGCTCAATCTGTACGTCACTTCCGTTGAGCCTAGCGGCGACAACGGCAACATGGCTCTGAATGGCGCTGGTGAGGATCTGAGCTGCGGGGGTCTGCGGTCGCGGGGTGCGGGAGGTAGCCTGCTTCCACACGAGACccaggtccagccctggctggggtggctcagtgggtggagcgcCGGCCTGGGaccagaaaggttgctggttccattcccagtcagggcacatgcctgggttgcgggccaggtccctcccTGGTTGGGGACCTGCGAGAgacagccaactgatgtttcatttctctctcacgtcgatgtatctctccctctccttctccttcccttcccctctctccggaaataaataaataaaacttcttgAAAAGAAACCCAAATCCCTCGTGCCTTTCTTTCCCCAGAAGTCGACGATTTCCCCTGGGAGCCTCCGACCGAAGCGGAGACGAAGGTTCTGCAAGCGCGACGCGAGCGACAGGATCGCATCTCCGCGCTCATGGGCGACTACCTGCTGCGTGGTTACCGCATGCTGGGCGAGACGTGCACGGACTGTGGGGTGAGGACAGACTCAGGGTGGGGCCACCTACCAGGCTGCTCGGCGCTTCCCCAGCCTCTTTCTGGACCTCTTTGCCCAGCGTCTCACCCCTGCCCCTTGTGCTCTCTGGCCCCTAGACGATCCTCCTCCAAAACAAGCAGCGGCAGGTGTACTGCGTGGCCTGTCAGGAGCTCGACTCAGACGTGGATAAAGATAATCCGGGTGAGGGGCTGCGTGTATTTGGTGGAGAGACGTGGTGACCGCCTTGGGAACAGTAGGCCTGGGAGGTGACAGTGGCTTCCTTGAGTGGGTCGGAGGTAAGGTGCTTTCTCCTTTTAGCTCTGTAGAGGAGCATGCACTCAGCAAGAGCAGTGAGCGCCTCCTGTGTGCCCGGCACTAGGGAGACCCCCAGCTCAGTCAGGCGGAGTCCTGTTGGAAGAGATGAATGGAGGACAGAAGTAAATCTGATACGAAGAAGAAACTGAATGAGTTGCTCTGTAGAGTGGCAGGGAAAACATGTGGAGCACAGCAAGAGCAGAGCAgtagagaggaaggagaggtggcgcagggctgagggagggctCAGGCGTCCTGACCATCCCCCCTGATTTCTCCTCTTTTAGCTCTGAATGCCCAGGCCGCCCTCTCCCAAGCTCGGGAACACCAACTCGCCTCTTCCTTGGAGCTCCCCGCAGGCTCTCGGCCCCCCCCTCAGCCCCCAGTACCCCGTCCAGAGCACTGTGAGGGAGCTGCAGCGGGGCTGAAGGCAGCCCAGGGGTCGGCCCCTCCTGCTGCGTCTCCAAACGCAGATGTCGTGGCCAGCACGCAGGAGGCGGTCCTACAGAAGCTGACCTGGGCCTCCGCCGAACTGGGCCCTAGCGCCTCCCTGGAGACTAGCATCCAGCTCTGCAGCCTCATCCGGGCTTGTGCCGAGGCCCTGCACagcctgcagcagctgcagcactAAAAGCCCCTCCCCGCCAACCCCGCCCAGAAAAACCCTCTAGAAAAACAGCCGTTCCTCTTGTGTTGTTTGTTCTTTCCACGGTTCCGAGTGCATGCCAGCCCCAGCTCCACCCGCCTATTGGCTGCTTTTGGTCTCACCCTACCGCTCTCTGATCTTGATGCCCGGGGACAGGAGCTGGGCTTGTTCCGCTGTTTCCCCACTCGGAGGATGACGGGGAGGGAGAGGACTATGTGATAGTTGCCCCTCGAAGGCAGGAACGAGAGGGATGGGCCTCTGCAGCACCTCTGTAGCCCCCTGAGCCATCCAGGGCTCGTTCCCCACCCTTGAGTGAGATTGGAATCCAGGCCGCTTGGTTGCTTCTTCCCCGAAGCATCCTGGGACCACCGTCCTTTCCCACCTCCTACCCAGCGCAGGGACTCGGGCACTGACGGGGCGTCGTCAGGTTGCACAGTAGGAACCAAGTATCCTGATCCCGGACTTTAGATCCTTTACCTTGGGAGTTGCAGCTGGACAGAATAATGAAACacagtgttgggggggggggcataaaGAGCTGTGAAGGAACCGTGCCCGCCGTTTGTGGTGTCTTCCCTCTCTCCGTCTCCTGTCTATGCCCAATCCCTTTACTCAGCTTTTCACGATCCCGAGCGACTTGGGCCCGTGGCTGTGGCCCTTTTAAGAGAGGCCCCGCCCATGCGGAGGGGTTGGGTCAGGGGCGGAGTCGGAGGCGGCGGGGAAGGAACAAAGCCCGGCCTGCGGGCCGCAGCTGGGCTCGGTCGGTGGGGCCCTGGGAGTGCGGGGCCTGCGGGCGGAAGCCCAGGCAGAGCATTGGAGAGAAAGGCTCCATCGTCGTCCGTGCCGGCCGGGTCATGAATGGGCTGCCCCTAGCCGAAGCGCCGGGCGGTGCGGGCTGCGCCCTGGCCGGACTCCCGCCGCTACCGCGCGGCCTCAGCGGTCTGCTTAATGCGAGTGGGGGCTCGTGGCGGGAGCTGGAGCGCGTCTACAGCCAGCGCAACCGCATCCACGATGAGCTGAGCCGTGCGGCCCGCGTTCCTGAAGGGACCCGTGGCGCCACAGGCGCCGCTAACGCCGGACCTGCAGCCGGTCCCCTTGGGCCGCGTCGCCCTGTCAACCTCGACTCGGCATTAGCTGCGCTGCGCAAGGAGATGGTGAGTAGCTGGGACCCGAGCCAAGCGgttgggtggggggtgctgcTGCCGAACAGGGGAGTCCCGAGGTGGGGCGGAGCGCGGAGGCACGGAACCAGGAACGCCTGGGTCTCGGGACAGGTAGAAGCCAGGCGGACAGTTAGAGGGGATATGGTGACAGTAATTACATCTACTGTTTACGGCAATAGTTACCATgtatttttaagtactttaatCGTCTTACTTCACCCTGCTAGATGAGCGTTACCTCCTTTCAACAGCTGAGGGCCAGTGACTTGCCTAAAGAGTCACCGCATGCAGGTGGCATCTGTGTCCCCCAAAACTTAGAAAGTGTGGAAAGATTGGCCAGGGCTGTGGTCTGAGCCGAGGGTGGCCcggtccccaaccccagcccactCTGAGTCTGTTGCAGGTGGGGTTGCGGCAGCTGGACATGTCCCTGCTGTGCCAGCTGTGGGGCCTGTACGAGTCAATCCAGGACTACAAGCACCTGTGCCAAGACCTGAGCCTGTGCCAGGACCTGTCGTCCTCGCTGCACTCCGACAGCTCCTACCCTCCCGACGCCGGCCTGTCTGACGACGACGACCCTCCCGATGCCAGCCTGCCCCCGGACCCACCGCCCCTCACTGTGCCCCAGACGCACAATGCCCGCGACCAGTGGCTGCAGGACGCCTTCCATATCAACCTCTGAAGaactgggggtgggcggggggcacgTACCCATGCGAAAGGCTCAGAAGCTCAGCCCTGAGCAGGTGCGCAGAGCAGAGGGCCTGCTTCTCCCCGCACCGTCTCACCCGCAGGAGGGCGAGGCCTGGGCGGCGCAGAGGCACAGCTGCCAGCCCCCTCTCCCGTCTCGGGTTTGCTGGCACTAGGGCAGGCACCTGGGCGACAACCTTTGCCCTTGGCACTGGACCTCCAGTTTTTCCATGTGTGCCCCCCACCGTGGCTAACCTGTAAGCTGGCGGTGGGGCTCGAAGCATCTTGCGTTCCCCTTGGCGGCTCTGGGATTGGGATGAGTGCCTGGCTGCCATGCCCTTTTCACCTTTTGCTGCTCTTGGCAGCCGCTGGCTCAGGGGCATTCCGCTTCCATTCCCCTAGACAAGGGCTCCAGGACCTATTCTTGCACCCACCCACAGCCGAGAGGGCCAAGGCTCCGCGCTGGATATTTAAGTTCAGGAGCCAGCCTCTTGGGCGCATATATAAATAAACACCCTCCGCGCGTGCCAGTGTTCTGACTGCTTGGCTCTGGGGCGGGAACACGGTGTATTTGGCAAGTGTGGTCCCGCGCTTCGCCGGCAGGTGGCGCCAAGGCTCTGTGAATAAAGGCTTGGCGGTGGCGGGATGCGAatccccccttcccctggccgGGCTGCGGAGCATTCCCAGCTGGCCCGACTTGGTGCCGCGGTTGTGTGGCTGTGGGCGAGTCAGTTCCCCTCTCTGGCCGGAGGCCGGAGCCCAACCTCCTTCCCCACTTCACTCGCTTTGGCCTCTCCTGGCCAgcgggaaaggaaggagaaggagccgCCCAACTTGAGGAGAGAAACTTTCCAGTCGGGGAGGAGTTGGGGCCGCACAGGAAATGGGTGGGCCGGAGCCTGCAGGCCTAGGGGCCCCTCAGCGGGAGAGGGGAAGGCGCCTCCGGGAAGGGTCCGGGAGCCAGTGAGTGCCccttgggtgggagggaggcgcTGCGGAGGCAGAAGGGTGTGAGGTCGGCGGTCCGCCAGACCTCCCAGAGGCCAGGCAAGCCCTGGAGGAGAGATGGGGGCAGGGCCCCAGGCTTTGGTACATAAGACAGGGGTGGCGACCCCAACCTCCCCCACTCAGTCTCCAACGGactgcctggccctgccccacgGCACTCAGGAGCTTGAGGGTCTCTTACAGAGAAAACGGAGGACCTCACTGCTGAGACTGGGAGCCAAACCCAGATGTCCGGCCCTGAGGAGGAAAGCTGCCCCTTTGCGGACAGCTGGTGCTCACTCCTCAACGCCCACACAGAAACACCCCAAAACTTCTGAGACCAGGAGGAGACGGCCTCGAAGTTGCACACTTAGGCTTTTGGGTGGCTCGGACCCGTGCCCTGCCGCGCAGTGACTTGCCTCCTGCCGACCATTCAGCCGGTGCTCCTGGCAGAGGAGACACCCTGCTTAAACCGATTGTTTACCAAGCACCAGGCTTCTGTCCCTCCACAAACCTGGCTGAGCTCTGGCACTCTCTGGGCCTGACCCCTGCAATTCATTAGCAGGCGGGGCAGCCTGTAATCTAGGTGTAAACAGAACTGCTAATGCCCCAGGCATACTTTCCAGGGGAGGGAAACACATACACCACACCGCCCCCGAGATAACGGATTCCACTACATGAAGCCTCGCAAAATCGGCTGGGCTCTGTGCTCGATGTAAGGTTTCTAGGTACAAATGCAAATTCCCAAGGTTTCATGCTCTCAATTACTCTGTAAAAGGCAGAACTATAATCATCCCCATTTAACGGAGGTAGAAACTGAGCGTCAGTGTGACAGtgctttgcccaaggtcatgcactTTTTggaagtcaggatttgaacctccAGCTGCTTGTGAGATGTTGGGAGTGTGTTCCCACTCGAAGCTGGGGAGTCGGGTCCTGAGACGGAACACGGGGTGCTGTCCACAGGCAGAGTCACCCAGGTTAGCGCTGGACTCTGTTCCCTCCTGCTTTGGGTaagaagtgggggcggggggcaagcGGGAGTCTGCCAGCCCAGTGTTGAGGACGGCGCTCTGGCTCAGACTCGcactgtgaccctgagcaagtctcttccctttcccgGGTCTCTGTTTCCCAGTTTGTAAAACGGGGCCACCAGGACGTACCCCACAGGGctgagggcaggaagggaggcgGCCCCAGCCGCGCTAGCGAGGGCGGCACCAAGCTGCTGGTGGCCCTCTCCCCGGCACAGGCCGTGCAACGAGCGGGCGCTGCGGTTCTGGCgtcccgcccccccctccccctgcaaccTCTCGGTCGGTCGCAAAGGCCCCGGAAGcctggctgccccgcccccgtgCCCGCGAGAGCCCCGCCCGCCTTCCGACGGGGGTGCGGCTCCAGGAAACGGCGCG is a genomic window of Phyllostomus discolor isolate MPI-MPIP mPhyDis1 chromosome 6, mPhyDis1.pri.v3, whole genome shotgun sequence containing:
- the FAM89B gene encoding leucine repeat adapter protein 25 → MKHSVGGGGIKSCEGTVPAVCGVFPLSVSCLCPIPLLSFSRSRATWARGCGPFKRGPAHAEGLGQGRSRRRRGRNKARPAGRSWARSVGPWECGACGRKPRQSIGEKGSIVVRAGRVMNGLPLAEAPGGAGCALAGLPPLPRGLSGLLNASGGSWRELERVYSQRNRIHDELSRAARVPEGTRGATGAANAGPAAGPLGPRRPVNLDSALAALRKEMVGLRQLDMSLLCQLWGLYESIQDYKHLCQDLSLCQDLSSSLHSDSSYPPDAGLSDDDDPPDASLPPDPPPLTVPQTHNARDQWLQDAFHINL
- the ZNRD2 gene encoding protein ZNRD2; this encodes MALNGAEVDDFPWEPPTEAETKVLQARRERQDRISALMGDYLLRGYRMLGETCTDCGTILLQNKQRQVYCVACQELDSDVDKDNPALNAQAALSQAREHQLASSLELPAGSRPPPQPPVPRPEHCEGAAAGLKAAQGSAPPAASPNADVVASTQEAVLQKLTWASAELGPSASLETSIQLCSLIRACAEALHSLQQLQH